The Oryctolagus cuniculus chromosome 5, mOryCun1.1, whole genome shotgun sequence genome includes a region encoding these proteins:
- the LOC108176921 gene encoding endogenous retrovirus group K member 9 Pol protein: MGQALSSREMFISGLREALKTRGVRVKNKDLKAFFEYVERLCPWFPKEGTIDEIKWERVGSCLKDFHEIFGPAKVPITIFSYWNLINDILKTRHLDKTIDALVRDGEETLQQSSRPASKCPSVILDIPSTDDDPNNKIKESTLAPTNEASRLYPAIRDKLDSDEEAAPEEEVVHYHNSNWPQNVKNPPPYNTHPHLPICAPALYDFNPPVPDLSALRQSLQQRREHIQLLKEIKSLDEELRHLALEQPLPKPKQGKVRSKTQPLLAFPVTRRQAGGHSEPAADGENEAEENSPHHSEEDSEEPGSEEEDQVPNQGPGNGQPPPYKKLSLRFIEKLKTACTQYGPTAPYTQALLESQSARWLTPNDWDFLARAALSGGDYVLWRADYVQICKEIAQQNFAKASSKNWTLKKLLGDAPYNSNNSQAQFPDGLLAQIKTAGLGAWRKLPQRGAVTTSLAKIQQGPDEPYSDFVSRLNVAAERLVGPGENGSAFVTHLAFENANPACKDILRPHKHKGDLSDYVRLCAGVGSAHAMGLAIGAALKLTQNPSKGTSTCYACKQPGHFARECPTALSNRPMAQGAAPSPPATPGSAGLDLCAASDTILDSTQGPQIIPTGVWGPLPSGTCAFILGRASATLKGIQVFPGIIDGDFTGEIKILAAAINGVAAVPQGTRLAQVVLLPLITGSTSSISSRPRGITPLGSSDAYWVQPITKNRPVLTLTIEGKDFKGILDTGADATVISQDHWPAHWPLTASLTDLRGIGQSNNPQVSSRVLRWKDKEGNQGTVTPFVLPGLPVNLWGRDILSQMEVILCSPNAVVTQQMLHMDYVPGTGLGKMRQGITQPITAPSKTDRHGLGYSDF, encoded by the exons ATGGGACAGGCATTATCGTCACGGGAAATGTTCATTTCGGGTCTCAGGGAGGCCCTCAAGACACGAGGAGTTCGGGTTAAAAATAAGGATCTAAAGGCATTTTTTGAGTATGTAGAAAGATTGTGTCCCTGGTTCCCCAAGGAAGGAACAATTGACGAGATCAAGTGGGAAAGAGTTGGAAGTTGTTTAAAGGATTTTCATGAGATCTTTGGCCCTGCAAAAGTGCCTATTACGATTTTTTCATATTGGAACCTGATTAATGACATTCTAAAAACCCGTCACCTAGATAAGACTATTGATGCCCTAGTAAGGGATGGTGAGGAGACGTTACAGCAATCCTCCCGACCTGCATCTAAATGCCCATCTGTCATTCTAGATATACCCTCCACTGATGATGACCccaacaataaaattaaagagtCCACTTTAGCCCCTACCAACGAAGCGAGCCGACTATATCCTGCCATCCGAGACAAATTAGATTCAGATGAGGAAGCTGCCCCAGAGGAAGAGGTCGTGCACTATCATAATTCCAATTGGccccaaaatgttaaaaatccccCGCCATACAATACTCACCCGCACCTTCCCATTTGTGCCCCCGCTCTCTATGACTTTAACCCTCCTGTGCCTGACTTGTCGGCCTTGCGACAGTCACTTCAACAGAGACGAGAGCACATCCAGCTccttaaggaaataaaatcccTTGACGAGGAGCTCCGCCACCTTGCCTTAGAGCAGCCCCTTCCAAAACCTAAACAAGGTAAAGTCAGGTCCAAAACCCAACCCCTTCTAGCTTTCCCTGTAACCAGGAGGCAAGCCGGAGGTCATTCTGAGCCTGCCGCTGATGGGGAAAATGAGGCTGAGGAGAATTCGCCCCACCACTCTGAGGAAGATAGTGAGGAACCTGGGTCGGAGGAGGAAGATCAGGTCCCCAATCAAGGACCTGGTAATGGACAGCCGCCACCCTATAAAAAACTTAGTCTCAGATTTATTGAAAAACTTAAAACTGCTTGCACCCAGTATGGTCCCACTGCCCCGTATACTCAGGCCTTATTGGAAAGCCAGAGTGCCCGGTGGCTTACACCTAATGATTGGGACTTCCTCGCCAGAGCTGCTCTCAGCGGAGGTGACTATGTCCTGTGGAGGGCTGATTATGTTCAAATTTGTAAAGAAATAGCCCAACAAAATTTTGCTAAAGCTTCATCTAAAAATTGGACCCTCAAAAAACTTTTGGGAGATGCCCCGTATAATTCCAACAATTCACAAGCCCAGTTCCCTGATGGACTTCTGGCGCAAATTAAAACTGCCGGACTAGGGGCTTGGAGAAAGCTCCCTCAAAGGGGAGCAGTCACTACCTCTTTGGCTAAGATTCAGCAGGGGCCCGACGAGCCTTATAGTGATTTTGTCTCGCGCCTTAATGTTGCAGCTGAGAGACTAGTTGGCCCAGGAGAAAATGGAAGTGCATTTGTTACGCACCTCGCCTTTGAAAATGCCAACCCAGCTTGTAAAGATATTCTTCGGCCTCATAAACATAAGGGTGATCTTTCAGACTATGTGAGGCTCTGCGCTGGTGTGGGATCGGCCCATGCCATGGGCTTGGCAATTGGGGCCGCACTCAAACTGACCCAAAATCCCTCCAAGGGGACCTCCACTTGCTACGCCTGTAAACAGCCTGGACATTTTGCCCGCGAATGTCCAACTGCCTTATCAAACAGGCCCATGGCCCAAGGCGCGGCTCCATCTCCTCCAG CAACCCCCGGTAGCGCAGGACTGGACCTCTGTGCCGCCTCCGATACAATATTAGATTCCACCCAGGGCCCACAAATTATCCCTACAGGGGTGTGGGGCCCCTTGCCTTCGGGTACCTGTGCTTTTATTCTTGGCCGAGCATCAGCCACCCTTAAAGGCATTCAAGTTTTTCCCGGTATTATTGACGGTGACTTTACCGGGGAAATAAAAATCCTAGCAGCCGCTATCAATGGAGTAGCTGCCGTTCCACAGGGCACCCGTCTAGCACAAGTGGTTCTTCTGCCTTTAATTACTGGAAGTACATCCTCAATTTCTTCCAGGCCCCGAGGCATTACCCCTTTGGGCTCCTCGGATGCTTATTGGGTCCAGCCAATTACAAAAAATAGGCCTGTGTTAACCCTTACTATTGAAGGAAAGGATTTCAAGGGCATTTTGGATACAGGGGCAGATGCCACGGTCATATCTCAAGATCATTGGCCCGCCCATTGGCCACTGACCGCATCTCTCACCGATTTGCGAGGTATAGGCCAGTCCAATAACCCCCAAGTCAGCTCAAGGGTATTACGCTGGAAAGATAAGGAAGGCAATCAGGGCACTGTGACTCCTTTTGTATTACCAGGCCTTCCTGTTAACCTGTGGGGACGTGACATTCTCTCCCAAATGGAAGTTATCCTGTGCAGCCCTAATGCTGTGGTCACACAACAAATGCTGCACATGGATTATGTGCCTGGCACAGGACTTGGAAAAATGAGACAGGGCATAACTCAACCTATTACAGCCCCCTCTAAAACAGATAGACATGGGCTCGGATATTCGGATTTTTAG